The Eublepharis macularius isolate TG4126 chromosome 3, MPM_Emac_v1.0, whole genome shotgun sequence genome has a window encoding:
- the LOC129326300 gene encoding vitelline membrane outer layer protein 1-like, producing MVALFQVEPYQGFFRDDSSLNGIRLHCPDGSFITSTVGLCIRNKISFLYDILVKERGDLDVEARKYISTLTVSNGGLWGKWGEKQLCQKGYAKGFSLKVQSMLGALGDATALNGIRLHCSDGSLITSSVGEDGTWSYEHSCFLGYLISFSLRVSPPQGIGDDTAANNIKFKCEDGRKLEGNGPAWGTYGAWSETCIMSGICGIQTKVERPQGLAALDRTELNDVKFFCCT from the exons ATGGTTGCACTTTTCCAGGTGGAGCCCTACCAGGGATTCTTCCGAGATGATTCTTCTCTAAATGGCATTCGTTTGCATTGCCCAGATGGCTCATTCATCACATCCACAGTGGGACT ATGCATCAGAAATAAGATTTCTTTTCTCTATGATATCCTGGTGAAAGAGAGGGGAGATCTG GATGTGGAAGCACGAAAATACATCTCCACTCTTACAGTGTCTAATGGAGGGCTATGGGGcaaatggggagaaaagcaactCTGCCAAAAAGGCTATGCCAAAGGTTTTTCGCTAAag GTGCAGTCCATGCTGGGAGCCTTGGGAGATGCAACTGCTCTAAATGGCATACGCCTGCATTGCTCAGACGGCTCGCTCATCACATCCTCAGTGGGAGA GGATGGTACCTGGTCTTACGAACATTCATGTTTCCTCGGCTATCTGATTTCATTCTCGCTCCGAGTGTCACCACCCCAAGGAATTGGCGATGATACAGCAGCCAACAACATCAAGTTTAAATGTGAAGATGGACGCAAACTGGAAGGAAATGGACCTGCATGGGGTACATACGGTGCATGGAGCGAAACCTGCATAATGAGTGGCATTTGCGGGATCCAGACAAAGGTGGAGAGACCACAAGGGTTGGCTGCACTAGATCGTACTGAACTCAATGATGTAAAGTTTTTCTGTTGTACCTAA